From a region of the Haematobia irritans isolate KBUSLIRL chromosome 4, ASM5000362v1, whole genome shotgun sequence genome:
- the ImpL1 gene encoding ecdysone-inducible gene L1, protein MRILPFVVILVTLLLATSAVEGGRRKKHKSNSGESPVTTKTKTKTKWSSSTDLGSQTQNAMIATEEHGYYVKRTFLPLTASSNSSTLKSPPFFAVPIAWFPCPNADCVKLNSMAMNSNKDSLAEGYLCDDDCSGYYEPICGKTLTEIAVFYNKCKLNVAKCRSHGYWSDFPYDECKNQYPEEVIHAEKKFRANPFFHEKPIDAIKPSVVLDLPEKDIATLLPLESATEQEIVIREIDQQEAKEKQKASKDHYEKIENIQGSLI, encoded by the exons ATGAGGATCCTACCATTCGTTGTTATTTTGG TAACGCTTCTATTGGCCACATCAGCGGTAGAAGGAGGTCGACGTAAAAAACATAAAAGCAATTCGGGAGAATCTCCTGTCAccacaaaaaccaaaacaaaaacgaaatggTCTTCCTCCACAGATCTGGGAAGCCAGACACAAAATGCCATGATAGCCACTGAGGAACATGGTTACTACGTTAAACGCACCTTCCTGCCACTTACTGCTTCTTCAAATTCATCCACCCTCAAAAGTCCTCCCTTTTTTGCTGTTCCCATTGCATGGTTCCCTTGTCCCAATGCCGATTGTGTTAAACTGAATTCCATGGCCATGAATTCCAATAAGGACTCTCTAGCTGAAGGCTACCTATGTGATGATGACTGCTCCGgttattatgaaccaatttgtggTAAGACCTTGACCGAAATTGCTGTCTTCTACAACAAATGCAAACTGAATGTTGCCAAGTGTCGAAGTCATGGCTATTGGTCTGATTTTCCATACGATGAATGTAAAAATCAATATCCTGAAGAGGTGATACACGCTGAGAAAAAATTCCGTGCTAATCCATTTTTCCATGAGAAACCCATTGATGCTATAAAACCTAGTGTTGTTCTGGATTTACCTGAAAAGGATATTGCTACCCTATTACCCTTGGAGAGTGCCACAGAACAAGAGATTGTGATTCGGGAAATTGATCAACAGGAAGCTAAGGAAAAGCAAAAGGCTTCCAAGGATCattatgagaaaattgaaaatatccaaGGATCACTGATATAA